In one window of Meleagris gallopavo isolate NT-WF06-2002-E0010 breed Aviagen turkey brand Nicholas breeding stock chromosome 4, Turkey_5.1, whole genome shotgun sequence DNA:
- the EIF4E gene encoding eukaryotic translation initiation factor 4E gives MPGCDYSLFKDGIEPMWEDEKNKRGGRWLITLTKQQRRSDLDRFWLETLLCLIGESFDDYSDDVCGAVVNVRTKGDKIAIWTTECENRDAVTHIGRVYKERLGLPPKIVIGYQSHADTATKSGSTTKNRFVV, from the exons GATGGGATTGAACCCATGTgggaagatgaaaaaaacaagCGAGGAGGCCGATGGCTAATTACACTAACCAAACAGCAGAGACGAAGTGACCTTGATCGCTTCTGGCTAGAGACA CTGCTGTGCCTTATTGGGGAGTCATTTGATGACTACAGCGATGATGTATGTGGTGCTGTTGTTAATGTTAGAACTAAAGGTGATAAAATAGCAATATGGACAACTGAATGTGAAAACAGGGATGCTGTTACGCATATAGG gagaGTATACAAGGAAAGATTAGGACTTCCTCCAAAGATAGTGATTGGTtatcagtcccatgcagacaCAGCTACTAAGAGCGGCTCCACCACTAAAAATAGGTTTGTTGTTTAA